ATCAAATCACTTCTTGCATTGTATATGTACCTATCGATCACATCAACCAATGAAGCCAACGGTTGGTATGGACGTATGGTGGTACTCTCCTCGGTGACCAAGATGAAAACAGCGAAATCTACAGACATTATGCTCAATTCTGTCAGGTTCAGATTCTTTTTCTTGCTGATATACATCCACAGATTAATAGATATCTTTAAATACAACTCGAGAGTTTCATTTCTTTGTTATTCGATTTATGGAACCGTTTGACAACGATCATGAGTTAGAACAGAACTCCGCGGAAGTTCTTTGCATGAACACAGTCGACGTAATGGAcattgaggaagaagaagaagaaactgagATGGAAAAGGCTTTAAATGAATACGCTCAGATCGGTAGCAGTCTCGGGATCATTCAAACACTGCAAATACTTCGCCGGAGATCCTTGTTGGCTATCCAGATGGCTCGTCGGAGATGATATTATCCCAAAGGTCATTTAATCACACAACCAATGATTTTCCCCCACAAGAACATAACGTCTCACACCAGAGACGCTTCTCTGTTGGTTGTATGCTTTACATGAAATCTTATATTGAGCATTGTGAAAAAGAATATGCTCATTTATTTCACTAGAGGTAGAATATTGGAACATCATACATAAATTTGAGGAATACACATTCAGGCAAAACTAGTTTCCTTGGCTTCACTCTACAAGTTTCTCCACTTATGTTCATACACACTATTACAAATACAACGATGTTTTTCGGTTTACCTAAAGTAGCATATCTGACTTGGCTGGTA
The nucleotide sequence above comes from Brassica napus cultivar Da-Ae chromosome A9, Da-Ae, whole genome shotgun sequence. Encoded proteins:
- the LOC106451251 gene encoding phosphatidylinositol-3-phosphatase SAC1-like isoform X2 yields the protein MRGSIPLLWSQETSKFSPKPDIFLQSEIQLKSPNWLFGSRKPEESGSATKPGADDSEKGVTSSERVNDFCNLDWLSEPNDHEEYIFQSQRLVWTYGGTLLGDQDENSEIYRHYAQFCQNSAEVLCMNTVDVMDIEEEEEETEMEKALNEYAQIGSSLGIIQTLQILRRRSLLAIQMARRR
- the LOC106451251 gene encoding phosphatidylinositol-3-phosphatase SAC1-like isoform X1 → MRLLSLLDDSNVCVIDIPFPGCFVSVQSEIQLKSPNWLFGSRKPEESGSATKPGADDSEKGVTSSERVNDFCNLDWLSEPNDHEEYIFQSQRLVWTYGGTLLGDQDENSEIYRHYAQFCQNSAEVLCMNTVDVMDIEEEEEETEMEKALNEYAQIGSSLGIIQTLQILRRRSLLAIQMARRR